The Chryseobacterium glaciei DNA window CACCAATGAATTAAAAATAGATCAAAGTCTTGCTCATAACGGTTGTTGTTTAACGGTTGTTGAGATTAAAGATAACCAATATGTCGTTACGGCGATCAATGAAACGTTAGAAAAAACCAACCTTGGAAAATGGAATGTGGGAACAGTCGTAAATCTTGAGCGTTGCATGAAAATGGACGGAAGATTAGACGGACACATCGTTCAGGGTCACGTTGACCACACCGGTGAGGTTGTAGGAATTGAGAATAAAGACGGAAGTTATTTTATTACCGTAAAATATGAATCTAACGGAAATTTTGTAACCGTTCCTCAAGGTTCTATTACAGTAAACGGAATCAGTTTAACCGTTGCAAAAAGTGAAGATTCTCAGTTTTCAGTAGCAATTATTCCATATACATGGGAGTTTACCAATATGCAGCATCTTAAAATCGGAGATAAAGTTAATCTGGAATTCGACATAATTGGTAAGTATATTGCTAGGTTAATTAATAAAACAGAATGGCAATAAATAAGTACAAAGGATATAGTTTAAGAAATCGGGTGTTTTTCGGTTTCTTGCTCGTATGTCTTTTAAGTGTTGCGGCTTCTTCGCTGGTTCCTTATTTTGTTTTAAGAAGTAATTCTCTGGAACAGAGCAGGATAGATATGCAGGATAAGACCAATGCCGTTATGGGATATTTGGATTATGCTGTCAGTAGATCGCTTGTGGAGACAAAAGATCTTCCCGAAGTTTTAAGCAATAAAATTCTTGAAATCGCGGATATCAACCAACACGATATTGTTATTTATGATTTAAAAGGCAACTATCTTCTTTCTAATAAAGATGAAAGTTTGGTAGAGCAGAAAACGATTCCTTTAAATATTGTCAATAAAATTCTGGCTACCGATGCCAGAGTGGATATCAGAGGATATGATCAGGCTAAAGATGCGGTTTTTACTTCGTCTTATTTAGTGTTGAAAAATAACGTTCTGGATCCGGTAGGTATTGTGTACATTCCTTTGTATCACAATGAATCTGCGTATCTAGATGTTCTTCACCAATACGTTAAATACATTTTATTGGTTGATATTTTTCTTATTTTATTCAGTATTTGGCTGAGTTGGATTACTTCTAATAATTTAGCGAAAACCATTACGAAATTTTCTGATATGATCACCCGTATTACATTGTTTGAAAATGAAATGCACCCTATCAGATATTATAAAAACGATGAACTAAATGCTCTGGCAAGAGCTTACAATAGGATGATTCTCCAGATTCAGGATCAAAAAGAAAGATTGCGTTTTAAAGCCTCGGAAGAAGCTTGGCGGGAGATGGCGAAACAGGTTGCTCATGAGGTGAAGAATCCTTTGACGCCAATGAAATTAACCATTCAAAATTTTGAAAGAAAATTTGATCCTGAAGATCCAAATATTAGAGAAAGAGTAAAGCAAATGAGTAAAACAATGGTTGATCAGATCGATTTAATTGCCACAGTTGCGTCTGCATTTTCAGAATTTGCGAAGCTTCCTGAGAAAAATAATGAGGTTATCAATCTGAACACCGAGGTTGAAGATATTCTGCGTGTTTTCAATGATGACAGTATTTTTATACACTCTAATAAAAGCAATATTATGATCAATATGGATAGGATTTACCTTTCCAGAATTATTACAAATCTTGTTACCAATGCTAAGCAAGCTGAAAGTGATGAGCGAAAATTGATTATTAACGTTGATGTAGAACAGCATCAGAGAAGGGTGATGGTTTCCATTCAGGATAATGGCATTGGGATTCCTGAAAATATATATGAAAGGATTTTTGAGCCTAATTTCACGTCAAAAAACAGTGGAATGGGACTTGGTTTATCTATGGTTAGAAAAATGGTGGAAGATTACAAAGGAGAAATCTCCGTGAAATCTGAAGTCGGAAAAGGGTCAACATTCACAATTACATTGCCAACCAATTTATAGTGAAGCCTTTTACATTTAAACAATTCGAAATTTATCAGTCTAAAAACGTCTTCCGTGTAGGAACAGACGGTGTTTTGCTAGGTTCTTTAGTGAATGTAGATAACAAGTCTAAAGTTTTAGAAATAGGGACGGGAACGGGTTTGATTTCATTAATGTTAGCCCAAAGAAATCCAAAAGCTGAATTTTTAGGTTTAGATATTAATGAAGAAGCTGTAAATCTTACAAAATCTAATTTTGAGAAGTCTATATTTAATTCAAGGTTAAAAAATATTCTTCAGGATTTTAAAAATTTTGAAACTGCTGAAAAATTTGATCTGATTGTTTCTAATCCACCTTATTTTGAAGAATCCGGTTCTGAAAAAGATAAAATTGCAAGACAGACGGTTGAATTAAACTTTCAACAATTAATTTCAAAATCATCAACATTACTTTCTGAAAAAGGAATTTTTTCTGTAATTATTCCTGCCGAGGTCGGAACTGATTTTATTGAAATTGCAAAAGAAAATCAATTGTTTTTAGTCCGAAGAATCAATATTAAAGGAATAGAAAATTCAAAAATAAAAAGATTGATTTTAGATTTTTCTTTAACTGAAAATCAACTTGAAGAATCTGAATTTATTATAGAAAAAAGTCCGAGAAAATACTCGGACCAATATCTTGAACTCACGAAAGAGTTTCATGTTTTCGGTAAATAATATTTTTTTTGAACCATTAAGAGCATTTAAAAAATTAAGGCTAGTTAAGAAAAATCGAATAGATTTTTTAAGTCTTAAAGCAGAGCTAAACTTAATATTTCTTAACTTCTTAAATGCTCTTAATGGTTTAATTTTATTCAAATAGCTCAGCCGTGTCCAATACGGAAACTT harbors:
- a CDS encoding riboflavin synthase, translated to MFTGIIEAVGVIEKIEEKGSNIDFTLTCPFTNELKIDQSLAHNGCCLTVVEIKDNQYVVTAINETLEKTNLGKWNVGTVVNLERCMKMDGRLDGHIVQGHVDHTGEVVGIENKDGSYFITVKYESNGNFVTVPQGSITVNGISLTVAKSEDSQFSVAIIPYTWEFTNMQHLKIGDKVNLEFDIIGKYIARLINKTEWQ
- a CDS encoding sensor histidine kinase, with the protein product MAINKYKGYSLRNRVFFGFLLVCLLSVAASSLVPYFVLRSNSLEQSRIDMQDKTNAVMGYLDYAVSRSLVETKDLPEVLSNKILEIADINQHDIVIYDLKGNYLLSNKDESLVEQKTIPLNIVNKILATDARVDIRGYDQAKDAVFTSSYLVLKNNVLDPVGIVYIPLYHNESAYLDVLHQYVKYILLVDIFLILFSIWLSWITSNNLAKTITKFSDMITRITLFENEMHPIRYYKNDELNALARAYNRMILQIQDQKERLRFKASEEAWREMAKQVAHEVKNPLTPMKLTIQNFERKFDPEDPNIRERVKQMSKTMVDQIDLIATVASAFSEFAKLPEKNNEVINLNTEVEDILRVFNDDSIFIHSNKSNIMINMDRIYLSRIITNLVTNAKQAESDERKLIINVDVEQHQRRVMVSIQDNGIGIPENIYERIFEPNFTSKNSGMGLGLSMVRKMVEDYKGEISVKSEVGKGSTFTITLPTNL
- a CDS encoding tRNA1(Val) (adenine(37)-N6)-methyltransferase, which produces MKPFTFKQFEIYQSKNVFRVGTDGVLLGSLVNVDNKSKVLEIGTGTGLISLMLAQRNPKAEFLGLDINEEAVNLTKSNFEKSIFNSRLKNILQDFKNFETAEKFDLIVSNPPYFEESGSEKDKIARQTVELNFQQLISKSSTLLSEKGIFSVIIPAEVGTDFIEIAKENQLFLVRRINIKGIENSKIKRLILDFSLTENQLEESEFIIEKSPRKYSDQYLELTKEFHVFGK